In the genome of Polynucleobacter sp. TSB-Sco08W16, the window CTGGTAATTATAAATGATAGGAGAGACTCTGTCCAAATAAGACTCTGAGGCCTATTTAATCTTAAAAATACTGACCCCTTGGTCACGGCCATACTGAACATCAACCTCAATTGCCTTGGCTAAAAATAGCTTTTTCAGTACTTCATCCTTGTTTTCAAAGGTGATGGCTGTTTGCTCTGGGTAATGCGAGAAGGGATCACTCATTGTTTCAACCGGCACCCCATCAATTTTGATCTGTTTAATAAAGCGCTTGTACAAACGATCCTTTTGGATAAAGATTAAGCGCTTTACATATTTATCAAGGACTAACTTTTGGCCTTGCTCATTCACCTTGAAATAGTAGACCAACTCCTCCTTGCCATTGGTAGTCATATCCCGCTCTTCATCCCATTTAGCAAATGCGACTGGAGCAATAAGCATGTAAAAAAATATTGTGGCTAGCGGCACAGAAAGGCGCATTATTTGCTTTCATGGTTTTATAACGCAGATCTTATCAGTCAATTTTATATATGCGCATCTTATCGATCTCGAGCGGAAAAGTACTTCCTCTATTTGGCAATCACCATCCTAACTACAAATCTGTTGCTTCAGCCATTCATAAAAAAAGCATCAGCAATATAGAGAATCCTATCTCGGTTGAGATCAATCATCTTGGAATTAAAGGTGATGAGCAAGCAGATCTGAGCGTACATGGCGGAATTGAAAAAGCAATTTATGTCTACCCAGCAGAACACTATGCTTTTTGGAACGAACTACTTACTCGTGAAACTAAAAAATCCGTTTCTCTTGAGTATGGTGCAATAGGTGAGAATTTCACTATTGAAGGCTTAGTAGAAACCGAAGTCTTTGTTGGCGACAAATTCATCATTGGAGAGCTCGAATTTGCCGTTGTCAAACTCCGTGAACCTTGCTTCAAATTTAATGCTGCCGTTGCCTATAAGGGTGCCAGTAAAGCGATGCTCCAGTCAGGCTATAGCGGCTGGTACCTACGAGTTCTCAAGACGGGGACGCTTACTGCTGGAGCCTCAATCACCTTGATTCCAGGATCAAGAGATACCTCGATTGCGCAGCAAAATAAAAGTTTATTAGGCAATCGCAATCAAAAAGACTTATGGGAATAAAAAAACCCGATCATTTTGTGATCGGGTTTTTTCGTTACCGCGGACTAAAGATACTTAAATCCGATTAGTCACGTGCATAAATATCTACATCTTTAGTTTCACGTACAAACAATGTACCGATAACCAAAGTCATTGCAGCAATGATGATTGGATACCAGAGACCGTAGTAAATGTTACCGTTTTGCGCAACCAAGGCAAAGGAGATCGTTGGTAATAAGCCGCCGAACCAACCGTTACCAATATGGTAAGGCAATGACATAGAGGTGTAACGAATGCGAGTTGGGAACATCTCAACTAACATCGCAGCGATTGGGCCATAAACCATAGTTACCAATAGCACTAAGTAAACCAACAAGAGCAATACAGCAACATAATTAATTTGTGCTGGATCGGCCTTAACTGGATAACCCTCTTTATTCAAAGCTTCGCGAATCGCCTTTTTGAATTCAGCATCTTTCGCTTTTGCTTCAGCAGGATCAATACCTTTTGATGTGTAACCCGGGATTTCGATATCACCGATTTTCACAACAGCCGTAGTTCCTGCTGGAGCGGCAACAGTGCTATAGCTAGCAGAGTTGGAGGCCATCACTTGCTTTGCAATATCACAAGAGCTAGTGAATTTCGCTGTACCAGTTGGGTTGAACTGGAAGGTACATTCAGCTGGGTCGGCAGTAATAGTTGCTGGTGCGGTTGCCATTGCTTTTTCTAAAGCTGGGTTAGCAAAGTGGGTCAAGGCATTAAACACAGAAACTGGCGTGTTAGGGATGTAAGTAATCACAGCCAATAACAAACCGCCCATGATGATGACCTTACGGCCAATCTTGTCTGACAAGCTACCGAATACCACAAAGAATGGTGTGCCGATTACCAATGAAGCAGCAATCAACAAGTTTGCAGTCTTGGCATCCACCTTCAACACTTGTGTAAGGTAGAACAAGGCATAGAACTGACCGGTATACCAAACCACTGCTTGACCTGCAACCAAACCAAACAATGCCAAGATCACAATCTTCAAGTTCTTCCACTGACCAAATGACTCTGTCAATGGTGCCTTAGATAACTTACCTTCTTCTTTCATCTTCTTGAAAGCTGGTGACTCATTCATGGATAAACGAATCCAGACAGAGATTGCCAACAATGCGATAGAAACGATGAAAGGAACACGCCAGCCCCAAACATCAAAGTCTGGACCTGTGAATTCACGTGTAAACAAAATCACGAGCAAGGAGAGGAACAAGCCGAGAGTAGCTGTTGTCTGAATCCAAGCAGTATATGCACCACGACGACCGTTAGGAGCGTGTTCTGCAACATAGGTTGCAGCACCACCGTACTCACCACCCAAAGCCAAACCTTGAAGCATACGCAATGCAATCAAGATAACTGGAGCAGCAACACCAATCGTTGCATAGTTAGGCAAGATACCTACGATAAAGGTAGCGCCACCCATTAAGAGGATGGTGACCAAGAAGGTGTACTTACGACCAATCAAATCACCCAAGCGACCAAACACCAATGCGCCAAATGGACGCACGATGAAACCGGCAGCAAACGCTAGCAAAGCGAAAATGAAGGCAGAGCCAGCATCTAAGCCTGAGAAGAATTGCTTAGCAATAATTGCAGCAAGTGAACCGTAAAGATAAAAGTCGTACCACTCAAAAACCGTACCTAATGAGGAAGCAAAAATAACTTTGCGCTCTTCAGCGGTCATTGGGGCTGCTTTAGTTGATGTTGACATCAGTAGCTCCTAACTATTTTTTTTAATGAAGTAAAAACAACGGGTCGATTATGCTTTGAAAAAAATCAAAGAAATCCACTACTTAGGGTAATTCCTCATCAATTAAGGGTGGGGTTTTCCCGAGCTCTACAATGTAATAAATGCTAAACACAACATTGAAAGCGGAGATTAAATAAATGCAAGCCAAATGGGGAATTCGAGGAATGGCAGTAGCGCCGCACTCACTCGCATCGGAGTCGGCACTAGCAGTATTAAGAGAGGGTGGTAATGCCCTAGAAGCAATGGTTGCTGCAGCAGCTACTATCGCCGTGGTCTACCCCCACATGAACTCGATTGGTGGCGATTCTTTTTGGGTTGTCCACTCTCCAGGTAAGGCAATGGGCGGCATCGATGCCTGTGGCGCAGCTGCTGGTTTAGCCACCAAGCAGTGGTATGCAGAGCGTGGTATCACTAAGGCGATTCCATTTCGCGGCCCAGTCGCAGCCAATACAGTTGCTGGCACGATCTCTGGCTGGGGTGCAGCGCACAAATTATCTCAGCAGGGTCTAGGCGGCAAAATTCCTCTTTCACGTCTTTTGGCTGATGCCATCTATTACGCAGAAGCTGGTGTGCCAGTTACCTTTAGTCAATCGAGCCTAACTGCGAAAAAACGTGAGGAACTGAGTCCTATTCCTGGCTTTGCAAAAACGTTTCTCGTTAATGGCAAAGCGCCAGCGGTGGGTAGTATTTTTAAACAAGGACGTCTTGCTAAGACCTTGCGTCAAATTGCAGAAAAGGGAACTGATGATTTTTATCGCGGCGACCTTGCAACCATATTAGGTAAAGAGCTCGAGGATATTGGTAGCCCTCTGCGGTTAAGTGACCTGCAGCGTCATCAGGCAAAACTAATTGATCCGCTTGAGCTCAAACACAGCCTTGGCAACGTTTACAACATGATTCCACCAACACAAGGCGTAGTCTCCTTGATGATTATTGGCATCCTTGATCAATTGAATTTAAAACGGTTCAAGGTAGATAGCGCTGAGTATGTTCATCACTGCGTTGAAGCCACGAAGCAAGCATTTAAGATCCGTGACCAATTCGTTACTGATCCTGCTTATATGACAAAACATGCGCAATCTTTCTTATCACCTGCATTCCTGAAAAAACTGGCAAAAAATATTGACCCAAATAAAGCTTTACCTTGGGGCCAAGGTAAAGGGCCTGCAGACACTATTTGGATGGGAG includes:
- the ggt gene encoding gamma-glutamyltransferase, whose translation is MQAKWGIRGMAVAPHSLASESALAVLREGGNALEAMVAAAATIAVVYPHMNSIGGDSFWVVHSPGKAMGGIDACGAAAGLATKQWYAERGITKAIPFRGPVAANTVAGTISGWGAAHKLSQQGLGGKIPLSRLLADAIYYAEAGVPVTFSQSSLTAKKREELSPIPGFAKTFLVNGKAPAVGSIFKQGRLAKTLRQIAEKGTDDFYRGDLATILGKELEDIGSPLRLSDLQRHQAKLIDPLELKHSLGNVYNMIPPTQGVVSLMIIGILDQLNLKRFKVDSAEYVHHCVEATKQAFKIRDQFVTDPAYMTKHAQSFLSPAFLKKLAKNIDPNKALPWGQGKGPADTIWMGVIDGDGNCVSFIQSIYHEFGAGIVLPKSGVNWQNRGCSFSLDPKTLNHLEPYRKPFHTLNPAMALFKDGRSMVYGTMGGDGQPQTQCAVFTRTATYGLDPQDAISRPRWLLGRTWGQTSDSLKLESRFSPWVAKELHAMGHEIEMLDAFDETVGHAGCIIREPSGTLRGGWDPRSDGAVSAF
- a CDS encoding MFS transporter; translated protein: MSTSTKAAPMTAEERKVIFASSLGTVFEWYDFYLYGSLAAIIAKQFFSGLDAGSAFIFALLAFAAGFIVRPFGALVFGRLGDLIGRKYTFLVTILLMGGATFIVGILPNYATIGVAAPVILIALRMLQGLALGGEYGGAATYVAEHAPNGRRGAYTAWIQTTATLGLFLSLLVILFTREFTGPDFDVWGWRVPFIVSIALLAISVWIRLSMNESPAFKKMKEEGKLSKAPLTESFGQWKNLKIVILALFGLVAGQAVVWYTGQFYALFYLTQVLKVDAKTANLLIAASLVIGTPFFVVFGSLSDKIGRKVIIMGGLLLAVITYIPNTPVSVFNALTHFANPALEKAMATAPATITADPAECTFQFNPTGTAKFTSSCDIAKQVMASNSASYSTVAAPAGTTAVVKIGDIEIPGYTSKGIDPAEAKAKDAEFKKAIREALNKEGYPVKADPAQINYVAVLLLLVYLVLLVTMVYGPIAAMLVEMFPTRIRYTSMSLPYHIGNGWFGGLLPTISFALVAQNGNIYYGLWYPIIIAAMTLVIGTLFVRETKDVDIYARD
- a CDS encoding MOSC domain-containing protein; its protein translation is MRILSISSGKVLPLFGNHHPNYKSVASAIHKKSISNIENPISVEINHLGIKGDEQADLSVHGGIEKAIYVYPAEHYAFWNELLTRETKKSVSLEYGAIGENFTIEGLVETEVFVGDKFIIGELEFAVVKLREPCFKFNAAVAYKGASKAMLQSGYSGWYLRVLKTGTLTAGASITLIPGSRDTSIAQQNKSLLGNRNQKDLWE